In the Paracholeplasma morum genome, one interval contains:
- a CDS encoding Rho termination factor N-terminal domain-containing protein produces the protein MQEASRNVENKERPRRPRKEYNNNNNDRKPYVRRENNTNAEGSSELAAKKTSELRDLAKEKNIPGYETMKKADLLEALK, from the coding sequence CAAGAAACGTTGAAAACAAAGAACGTCCAAGACGTCCTCGTAAAGAATATAACAATAACAACAACGATAGAAAACCTTATGTAAGAAGAGAAAATAATACAAATGCTGAAGGTTCTTCAGAATTAGCAGCAAAGAAAACAAGTGAATTACGTGACCTTGCGAAAGAAAAGAATATTCCTGGATATGAAACCATGAAGAAAGCGGATTTACTTGAAGCTTTGAAGTAA